The Candidatus Poribacteria bacterium genome segment CAGTCAGCGATAGATCTTCTGTTTATACTGCGTCCCTGGGCGGTATTATGTTGCGATACCTCCTGGATGGCGAATGCCATTTTGAAATTCGCTCCAAAACCTGAAGGGGTGTGTGTTATCCCCCCTGGTGTGGACCACGATCTGTTTAAGCCGATGGACAAACACTCTGCTAAGATGATTATCTCACGGACTCTCAACAATAGCCTGTTTACCGAGCTTCCCATCGTTATAATCCTCTCCGGCTTACCTCTTAATGAAGAAGCCTCCTTTGTAAGGAAAATCTGCCGGATGAATAACGATATAGCGTTTCTGATTCTAGATCCGAGCCCTTCCGATTATCTACAAGCCAGACCGAATAATGTGGAGTTTTTCCCCATAAGGGATGCTCATGATTACGACACGCTGCCTTTGATTTTCAATTCGGCTGAGCTGCTGATCTTCCCAGCCATAGTAGGAATATCCAGCTCGCTCGTCTTCAGCGGGATGGCGTGTGGATTGCCCGTAATAGCCATCGGAGATCAGAAGAGGCCGCCTGAACTCGATGAGGCGGGCATATTTATCAAAGCAACTCGCAGCAACGGTGACACTATGATCGTGCCTGTTGAGGAGGTATCTGATAAACTAAGGTCTTTACTGAGAAAACCTGAGGAGATGGATCACCTGAGGTCAAGCTCCATCAGAACGGCCGGGAGATTCTCCTGGGAACTGACGGCTCGGGAAGTGATAAAGCTATTCGAGGAGCTGCAGAAGTTGAAGGGAGATGAACCTCAATTCAAAGGTCATCCGATGGTATTTGCGTATAGATACAACCGATGGAGGGGTGAGATCGAAAGCAAAGCTTTTCAGCTTCCACGCTTCAAGGAGAAACCGATGGAATACGCCCTTGCATCCGAGCTCCTCAAGGGTCATACACCGTCAGAGGTAGAGCTTATTCTGACCTACATCTTAGGCGATGAGATTAAGGCGAAGGAGATCGCAGATGAAATTCTCTCCATAGCGTCAGGTGAAGCATGACTTCTTACGAAATATTTGCAACATCTATAGGGTTGCTCTTCTGCTTCCATGGAGCTTATACTGATCTGAGATATGGCAAAGTGAGGAACACCTGTTCATTCGGGCTGATATATGCGGGGGTGATCGCCCAGATTGTATATCTCCTCTCAGGTCACATAGGCTTAAGCGGAGCTGTAAGCGTTATCGTGCTGGGAGGTGCCATTGCTTTCCTGTCCTACTGGTTCGGCATTCTAGCGCCTGGAGATGCAAAGCTGCTCTGGGGGATATCGATGATGCTTCCCTCCTCCCTGTTTCAAAATCGAAGGGCTTTCATAAGCTTCCCACCGGTTGTACTGTTTATCAACACCTTCGCGATCTACTTCCTCTTCGCATCGATCTACCTGATCGTCATAACACCACTTCCTCGTTTGAAAGAGGCTTTAAAGGCAACCTTCGCAACAAACAAACCATCTCTCCCTTACCTATCGAGGAGGGCTATAGATCTCCTTTTCTTTTTGATCTTTGCTCAGACCGCTTACTATCTGATCGCTCAGTTGGGAAACCTAACCGGTTTGCATATGGGCAGGTTCACCACTATCATCTTAGCCTTCATCTCATTTTACGCATTGAGCAAGATTTTGGGTAAGTTGGGGTCGGCGAAGTACTGGGGATATGCCGTTCTACTCCCGACGTTGATGATCCTATTGTATAGCTCGACCCTCCATTGGCTTTCCCTTCTCAAGACCTTTGGCTTACTGGCCGGTGTTTATATTTTAATCTATCCCTTCGTTAGTTCATTTATGCTTAGCCTGGACAGCATTGGGTTCACGAGGGAGATCGCCATTTCCGAGTTAAGGGAGGGGATGATACCCGCCGAGTGTATCGTCGAGATCCGAGACTCAAATGGAGTTCGATATGAGAAAGAAGCGGCAGTGACATCGAGATCACTTGACGAGAGGGTTATCGTTTCACCGACTCCGGAAGGGATATCCGAGGAGCAGGTCAAACTACTTAAACAACTAGCGGATAAGGGGTGTTTTGAAAGCTTTAACAACAGAATAAAAATACAACACCCAATCCACTTTGCCCCATTTATATTGGGTGGAGTTATATCGACCATACTATGTAGGGGGCCGTTTTATGTAGTATTGATTGAAATATGGAGGTGAGGAATGAAGAGATGCAGGGTTTTCTACGTGATAACGGTCAAATCTGGAGTTAAGAAGAAGGATCTGAGGAGATTCCTTGAGAGGGAGTGGATACCAGCTTTGAAATCTACCCCCGGTTGTATAGAAGTTGAGCTACTTGACGAGTATCGTGATAGGGCCGGATATTGCATATCGGAGGTATGGGAAAGTCAGGAGACACACGTCCAAAACTCCACCAATCTTTGGAGCAAGGAAAGGCCTGAGATATG includes the following:
- a CDS encoding prepilin peptidase, whose product is MTSYEIFATSIGLLFCFHGAYTDLRYGKVRNTCSFGLIYAGVIAQIVYLLSGHIGLSGAVSVIVLGGAIAFLSYWFGILAPGDAKLLWGISMMLPSSLFQNRRAFISFPPVVLFINTFAIYFLFASIYLIVITPLPRLKEALKATFATNKPSLPYLSRRAIDLLFFLIFAQTAYYLIAQLGNLTGLHMGRFTTIILAFISFYALSKILGKLGSAKYWGYAVLLPTLMILLYSSTLHWLSLLKTFGLLAGVYILIYPFVSSFMLSLDSIGFTREIAISELREGMIPAECIVEIRDSNGVRYEKEAAVTSRSLDERVIVSPTPEGISEEQVKLLKQLADKGCFESFNNRIKIQHPIHFAPFILGGVISTILCRGPFYVVLIEIWR
- a CDS encoding antibiotic biosynthesis monooxygenase, with product MKRCRVFYVITVKSGVKKKDLRRFLEREWIPALKSTPGCIEVELLDEYRDRAGYCISEVWESQETHVQNSTNLWSKERPEIWKKLGEYGVIDCIWNCKVVMKI